The following proteins come from a genomic window of Azospirillum humicireducens:
- a CDS encoding diaminopropionate ammonia-lyase: MPHTAVSPSSCLPRHFSNPNADHERVYGPSERAILSRAAFEEAMAEIGAWPGYAPTPLRSLPGLAREARIDRLWYKDESARFAMGSFKALGGAYAVLRLLAREVTARVPGVPVTALDLVVGRYARVTRTLTVTTATDGNHGRSVAWGAQVFGCNCVVYVPAACSAGRRAAIEAYGSRVVVVDGSYDDAVRRAAAEAAEQGWFVVSDTSYTGYMDVPRDVMQGYTVMVEEAISQLPASERPTHVFVQGGVGGLPAAVCGHLWESWGRQRPRFVVVEPHNADCLYQSAVAGRPVRSGDLQTVMAGLACGEVSLLAWAILERGADDFLTIPDEGAVTAMRKLAEGRHGGRPIVAGESGVAGLAGLLCAAAHEEVRLALGLAPDARVLVFGTEGATDPAVYERIVGRSPEMVAEDPINAAGR, from the coding sequence ATGCCCCACACCGCCGTCTCCCCATCCTCCTGTTTGCCGCGTCATTTTTCCAATCCGAATGCCGACCATGAACGGGTCTACGGCCCGTCGGAGCGCGCGATCCTCAGCCGAGCCGCCTTCGAGGAGGCGATGGCCGAGATCGGCGCCTGGCCCGGCTATGCGCCAACCCCGCTGCGCTCCCTGCCCGGACTGGCGCGGGAGGCGCGCATCGACCGTCTCTGGTACAAGGACGAGAGCGCCCGCTTCGCGATGGGCAGCTTCAAGGCGCTGGGTGGCGCCTATGCCGTGTTGCGGCTGCTGGCGCGGGAGGTGACGGCACGGGTGCCCGGTGTCCCGGTGACGGCGCTGGATCTCGTCGTGGGCCGCTATGCCCGCGTTACGCGTACGCTGACCGTGACCACCGCCACCGACGGAAACCACGGTCGTTCGGTCGCTTGGGGAGCACAGGTGTTCGGGTGCAATTGCGTGGTGTACGTGCCCGCCGCCTGTTCGGCTGGCCGCCGCGCCGCCATCGAGGCGTACGGGTCCAGAGTGGTGGTGGTCGACGGATCGTACGACGACGCGGTGCGCCGGGCCGCAGCCGAGGCGGCGGAGCAGGGCTGGTTCGTCGTCTCCGACACCTCCTACACCGGCTACATGGATGTGCCGCGCGACGTGATGCAGGGCTATACCGTGATGGTGGAGGAGGCGATCTCCCAGCTTCCCGCCAGCGAACGGCCGACCCACGTCTTCGTCCAGGGCGGTGTCGGCGGCTTGCCCGCGGCCGTCTGCGGCCATCTGTGGGAGAGCTGGGGCCGCCAGCGTCCGCGTTTCGTGGTGGTGGAGCCGCACAATGCCGATTGCCTGTACCAGAGCGCCGTCGCCGGCCGTCCGGTGCGGTCGGGCGACCTGCAAACGGTCATGGCCGGACTGGCCTGCGGCGAGGTCTCGTTGCTGGCCTGGGCGATCCTGGAACGCGGCGCCGACGATTTCCTGACCATCCCCGACGAGGGGGCTGTCACCGCCATGCGGAAGCTGGCGGAAGGCAGGCATGGAGGCCGGCCGATCGTGGCGGGCGAGTCGGGCGTCGCCGGGCTGGCCGGGCTGCTCTGCGCCGCGGCACATGAGGAGGTGCGGCTCGCGCTTGGCCTTGCGCCCGATGCACGGGTGCTGGTGTTCGGAACCGAGGGGGCGACCGACCCCGCGGTCTATGAAAGGATCGTCGGCCGGTCGCCGGAGATGGTGGCCGAAGACCCGATCAACGCAGCAGGTCGGTGA
- the fliN gene encoding flagellar motor switch protein FliN, translated as MANIDDLLGAPDPNDGDASSFAIGDAPVEIKVVIGTAMLRVRDLLKLGRGAVVELDRHLKDPTDVYVEGVLVARGEVAIIDDKIGVTLTDFIKSSREWKR; from the coding sequence ATGGCCAACATCGACGACCTGCTCGGCGCGCCCGACCCCAATGACGGCGACGCCTCCTCCTTCGCCATCGGCGACGCGCCGGTGGAGATCAAGGTCGTCATCGGCACCGCCATGCTCCGTGTCCGCGACCTGCTGAAGCTGGGCCGCGGTGCCGTCGTGGAACTCGACCGCCATCTGAAGGACCCGACCGACGTCTATGTCGAAGGCGTTCTGGTCGCCCGCGGCGAGGTTGCGATCATCGACGACAAGATCGGCGTCACCCTGACCGATTTCATCAAGTCCAGCCGCGAATGGAAGCGTTGA
- the eno gene encoding phosphopyruvate hydratase translates to MSVITEIHAREILDSRGNPTVEVDVALDSGAFGRAAVPSGASTGAHEAVELRDGDKSRFGGKGVLKAVESVNGEIYDALAGLDADDQRGIDLAMIDLDGTENKSRLGANAILGVSLAVARAAAEDAGLPLYRYVGGAFASLLPVPMMNIINGGAHADNPIDIQEFMIMPVGAETGADAIRMGSEIFQSLKKKLKDAGHNTNVGDEGGFAPNIGSTDEALGFVMKAIEAAGYKPGDDVMLALDAASTEFFKNGKYELAGEGKSLSPEQMVAYWADLVGRFPIISIEDGMAEDDWEGWKALTDAIGNKVQLVGDDLFVTNPKRLAQGIRQGVANSILVKVNQIGTLSETLEAVDMAHKAGYTAVLSHRSGETEDSTIADLAVATNCGQIKTGSLSRSDRLAKYNQLIRIEEQLGVAARFAGRGILKA, encoded by the coding sequence ATGAGCGTCATCACCGAGATTCACGCCCGCGAAATCCTGGACAGCCGCGGCAACCCGACCGTGGAAGTCGACGTTGCGCTGGACAGCGGCGCCTTCGGCCGCGCCGCGGTTCCGTCGGGCGCCTCCACCGGCGCCCACGAGGCGGTCGAGCTGCGCGACGGCGACAAGAGCCGCTTCGGCGGCAAGGGCGTGCTGAAGGCGGTCGAGTCCGTCAACGGCGAGATCTACGACGCGCTTGCCGGCCTCGACGCCGACGACCAGCGCGGCATCGACCTTGCGATGATCGACCTGGACGGCACCGAGAACAAGAGCCGCCTCGGCGCCAACGCCATCCTGGGCGTGTCGCTGGCGGTCGCCCGCGCCGCGGCCGAGGATGCCGGCCTGCCGCTCTACCGCTATGTCGGCGGCGCCTTCGCCTCGCTGCTGCCGGTGCCGATGATGAACATCATCAACGGCGGCGCCCATGCCGACAACCCCATCGACATCCAGGAATTCATGATCATGCCGGTGGGCGCCGAGACCGGCGCCGACGCCATCCGCATGGGTTCCGAGATCTTCCAGTCGCTGAAGAAGAAGCTGAAGGACGCCGGCCACAACACCAATGTCGGCGACGAGGGCGGCTTCGCCCCCAACATCGGCTCGACCGACGAGGCGCTCGGCTTCGTCATGAAGGCGATCGAGGCCGCCGGCTACAAGCCGGGCGACGACGTCATGCTGGCGCTCGACGCCGCCTCGACCGAGTTCTTCAAGAACGGCAAGTATGAGCTGGCCGGCGAAGGCAAGTCGCTGTCGCCCGAGCAGATGGTCGCCTACTGGGCCGATCTGGTCGGCCGCTTCCCGATCATCTCGATCGAGGACGGCATGGCCGAGGACGATTGGGAGGGCTGGAAGGCGCTGACCGACGCCATCGGCAACAAGGTGCAGCTGGTCGGCGACGACCTGTTCGTCACCAACCCCAAGCGTCTGGCCCAGGGCATCCGCCAGGGTGTCGCCAACTCGATCCTGGTGAAGGTCAACCAGATCGGCACGCTGTCGGAGACGCTGGAAGCGGTCGACATGGCGCACAAGGCCGGCTACACCGCCGTGCTGTCGCACCGTTCGGGCGAGACCGAGGACAGCACCATCGCCGACCTGGCGGTCGCCACCAACTGCGGCCAGATCAAGACCGGCTCGCTGAGCAGGTCGGACCGTCTGGCCAAGTACAACCAGCTGATCCGCATCGAGGAGCAGCTCGGCGTCGCAGCCCGCTTCGCCGGCCGCGGCATTCTGAAGGCCTGA
- a CDS encoding plasmid partitioning protein produces MTISSQVILKSALAAFVVLAPLPAAAQSSAPVRLADLKLKIDPAQTTVSGISSGAYMAGQFQVAYSGLVKAAGLVAGGPYACAEVSEGGIAPAVVALKRCMDVAMGAPDVDALVANAKSREKAKDIDPLSNMAQSKIYLFNGDGDVTVKRPVADATDRFYKALGVPEANVSYVKLPKAAHAYITDGYGAACDFIPKEGEKSEYINNCQYDQAGAIVRFFYADARIPNAPAAARQPQLFNQAPFVGDPSRSGMAKTGYVYVPEVCEGGQQTCRIHVAFHGCQMASNLIGDHFAVHAGYNRWADVNNIVVLYPQIDGAAKPTSNPKACWDWFGYTGYDFARKGGFQMTAVRKMIGALAGE; encoded by the coding sequence ATGACCATTTCCAGTCAAGTCATTTTGAAATCGGCGCTGGCGGCGTTCGTCGTGCTGGCGCCTCTTCCCGCCGCAGCCCAAAGCAGCGCACCGGTCAGGCTGGCCGATCTGAAGCTGAAGATCGATCCGGCGCAGACCACGGTGTCGGGCATTTCTTCCGGTGCCTATATGGCAGGCCAGTTTCAGGTTGCCTATTCGGGTCTGGTCAAGGCCGCCGGTCTCGTCGCCGGCGGCCCCTATGCCTGCGCCGAGGTATCCGAAGGCGGCATCGCCCCGGCGGTGGTGGCGCTGAAGCGCTGCATGGACGTGGCGATGGGCGCACCCGATGTCGACGCCCTGGTCGCCAACGCCAAGTCCCGCGAAAAGGCCAAGGACATCGATCCGCTCTCCAACATGGCGCAGTCGAAAATCTACCTGTTCAATGGCGACGGTGACGTGACGGTGAAGCGGCCGGTCGCCGACGCCACCGACCGGTTCTACAAGGCGTTGGGCGTGCCGGAGGCGAACGTCTCCTATGTGAAGCTGCCGAAAGCGGCGCATGCCTACATCACCGACGGTTATGGCGCCGCCTGCGATTTCATCCCGAAGGAGGGTGAGAAAAGCGAATACATCAACAATTGCCAGTATGATCAGGCGGGCGCCATCGTCCGCTTCTTCTACGCCGACGCCAGGATTCCGAACGCCCCCGCCGCGGCCCGCCAGCCGCAGCTGTTCAACCAGGCGCCCTTCGTCGGCGATCCCAGCCGCAGCGGCATGGCCAAGACCGGCTATGTCTATGTTCCGGAAGTCTGCGAGGGCGGCCAGCAGACCTGCCGCATCCATGTCGCCTTCCATGGCTGCCAGATGGCCTCGAACCTGATCGGCGACCATTTCGCCGTGCATGCCGGTTACAACCGCTGGGCCGACGTCAACAACATCGTCGTGCTGTATCCGCAGATCGACGGCGCCGCCAAGCCGACCTCCAACCCCAAGGCCTGTTGGGACTGGTTCGGTTACACCGGCTACGACTTCGCCCGCAAGGGCGGCTTCCAGATGACCGCCGTCCGCAAGATGATCGGCGCGCTGGCCGGGGAGTGA
- a CDS encoding alpha/beta fold hydrolase yields MPQQQALPLTYLEAGEANGGTPMLVLHGLFGSARNWQTLARRFGESRRVYALDLRNHGGAPWAEGMSYPEMAADVLRFLDDRGFARATVVGHSMGGKTAMALALAHPERVERLVVADIAPVAYTHTHAPYVAAMKAAKLEGVTRRPEVEAQLADAVPEAPLRSFLMQNLVLENGAFSWRINLDSIGANMGKLIGFPDFAGARYDGPALFIGGGASDYIRPEHHDAIRRHFPKADIRMIDGVGHWLHAERPAEFAAMVEGFL; encoded by the coding sequence ATGCCGCAGCAGCAAGCCCTCCCCCTGACCTATCTGGAAGCCGGCGAAGCCAATGGCGGAACACCGATGCTGGTCCTGCACGGCCTGTTCGGCTCGGCGCGCAACTGGCAGACGCTGGCCCGCCGCTTCGGCGAATCACGCCGGGTCTATGCGCTGGACCTGCGCAACCATGGCGGCGCCCCGTGGGCGGAGGGAATGAGCTATCCGGAGATGGCGGCCGACGTGCTGCGGTTTCTCGACGACCGCGGCTTCGCCCGCGCCACCGTGGTCGGCCATTCGATGGGCGGCAAGACCGCCATGGCGCTGGCTCTCGCCCATCCGGAGCGGGTGGAAAGGCTGGTGGTCGCCGACATCGCCCCCGTCGCCTACACCCACACCCATGCCCCCTATGTCGCCGCGATGAAGGCGGCGAAGCTGGAGGGCGTCACCCGCCGGCCGGAGGTGGAAGCCCAACTGGCCGATGCCGTGCCGGAAGCGCCGCTGCGCTCCTTCCTGATGCAGAATCTGGTGCTGGAGAACGGCGCCTTCTCCTGGCGGATCAACCTCGACTCCATCGGCGCGAACATGGGCAAGCTGATCGGCTTCCCCGATTTCGCCGGCGCCCGCTATGACGGGCCGGCGTTGTTCATCGGCGGCGGCGCGTCGGACTATATTCGGCCGGAGCATCACGACGCCATCCGCCGCCACTTCCCCAAGGCGGACATCCGTATGATCGACGGCGTCGGACACTGGCTGCATGCCGAACGTCCGGCCGAATTCGCCGCGATGGTGGAAGGATTTCTCTGA
- a CDS encoding PHB depolymerase family esterase produces MASYRRSRNFLVAWIAALTLFAAFADLPGAMAGEPAPPLLPRKIVIEKSSASGLAAGAFMALQFHVAHSTEITGVGLVAGGPFLCAAENPLLAASCMQGNALWPRGQTLYEAAQPLAAVGAIDPLDRLPESQVYLFSGRADMVVNRKAVEEAEAFYRAAHVPANRIRLDAGLDAGNGFISPGAPNDCNANRSPYVNACGDYDQAGRILSHIYGGLNPPIPDLPAASPFDQTPFGDPDRTGLAPTGYVFVPPACVGGAACAVHIVFHGCRQSAAEVGDAVTTGAGFNRWAANNNLIVIYPQLSPRRSADPIACWDWIGTTGADYATKGGVQIAAVHAMLTTLAGQR; encoded by the coding sequence GTGGCATCGTATCGGCGGAGCCGGAATTTCCTGGTTGCATGGATTGCAGCGCTGACGCTGTTTGCGGCCTTCGCCGATCTGCCCGGCGCCATGGCCGGCGAACCGGCGCCCCCGCTTCTTCCGCGCAAGATCGTCATCGAGAAGAGCTCGGCATCGGGGCTGGCGGCGGGCGCCTTCATGGCGTTGCAATTCCATGTCGCCCATTCCACCGAAATCACCGGCGTCGGCCTGGTTGCCGGCGGTCCGTTCCTCTGCGCCGCGGAAAATCCGCTGCTGGCGGCGTCCTGCATGCAGGGCAACGCGCTCTGGCCGCGCGGGCAGACGCTGTACGAGGCGGCGCAGCCGCTGGCCGCCGTGGGGGCGATCGATCCGCTCGACCGTTTGCCGGAGTCCCAGGTCTACCTGTTCAGCGGCCGTGCCGACATGGTGGTGAACCGCAAGGCGGTGGAGGAGGCCGAGGCTTTCTACCGTGCCGCCCACGTTCCGGCGAACCGGATCCGTCTGGACGCCGGCCTGGACGCCGGCAACGGCTTCATCTCGCCCGGCGCCCCCAATGACTGCAACGCCAACCGCAGCCCCTACGTCAACGCCTGCGGCGACTATGACCAGGCCGGGCGAATCCTGTCGCACATCTATGGCGGCCTGAATCCGCCCATCCCGGACCTGCCGGCTGCCAGCCCCTTCGACCAGACCCCGTTCGGCGATCCCGACCGGACCGGGCTGGCGCCGACCGGCTACGTCTTTGTGCCGCCGGCCTGTGTGGGGGGAGCGGCCTGCGCGGTGCACATCGTCTTTCACGGATGCCGCCAGTCCGCGGCGGAGGTCGGCGACGCGGTGACCACCGGCGCCGGCTTCAACCGCTGGGCGGCCAACAACAATCTGATCGTGATTTACCCGCAGCTGTCGCCCCGCCGTTCGGCGGACCCGATCGCCTGCTGGGATTGGATCGGCACGACGGGGGCGGATTACGCGACGAAGGGCGGGGTGCAGATCGCCGCTGTCCACGCGATGTTGACAACCCTTGCAGGGCAAAGGTGA
- a CDS encoding sulfurtransferase → MTDSSISPLVDTSWLKSRLDRPGIVVLDVRTPPAGGFVPGSVHSDYATAGWRTVVGGGAGMLPEPAVLEGLIGSLGIGDGDHVVLVAAGANASDMGNATRVYWTFKMLGHDPVSVLDGGFAAWTAAGGPVTPAPAGRAPTTFTARPRSDLRAILEDVEAAVKAGDTPLHDARSAEQFAGKAKSPQARAAGTIPGAVNLDIAPLFSAADHRFASAETVKAMADQAGLPLRDRPITFCNTGHLASVSWFALSEIAGVPGVRLYDGSMSEWSGDPERPLQTEG, encoded by the coding sequence ATGACCGACAGCAGCATTTCCCCGCTTGTGGACACCTCCTGGCTGAAAAGCCGGCTCGACCGTCCCGGCATCGTCGTCCTGGACGTGCGAACCCCGCCAGCCGGCGGTTTCGTTCCGGGATCGGTTCATTCCGATTACGCAACAGCCGGTTGGCGCACAGTGGTCGGCGGAGGGGCCGGGATGCTGCCGGAGCCGGCGGTGCTGGAGGGGCTGATCGGCAGTCTAGGAATTGGCGACGGCGACCATGTGGTGCTGGTGGCGGCCGGCGCCAATGCGTCGGACATGGGCAACGCCACCCGCGTTTATTGGACCTTCAAGATGCTGGGCCATGACCCGGTGTCGGTGCTCGACGGCGGGTTCGCCGCCTGGACCGCAGCCGGCGGCCCGGTGACGCCCGCACCGGCGGGCCGCGCGCCGACGACCTTCACCGCCCGTCCCCGCAGCGACCTGCGCGCCATCCTGGAGGACGTCGAGGCGGCGGTGAAGGCCGGCGACACGCCGCTGCACGATGCCCGTTCCGCCGAGCAGTTCGCCGGCAAGGCCAAGAGTCCGCAGGCCCGCGCCGCCGGCACCATCCCCGGCGCGGTGAACCTGGACATCGCCCCGCTCTTCTCCGCGGCGGACCATCGCTTCGCCTCGGCCGAGACGGTGAAGGCGATGGCCGACCAGGCCGGACTGCCCTTGCGCGACCGGCCCATCACCTTCTGCAACACCGGCCACCTCGCCTCGGTATCCTGGTTCGCGCTGAGCGAGATCGCCGGCGTGCCCGGCGTACGGCTCTATGACGGCTCCATGTCGGAATGGAGCGGCGACCCGGAACGCCCGCTGCAGACGGAAGGCTGA
- a CDS encoding ATP-dependent Clp protease proteolytic subunit: MSVQALGRKIGFGVALGGLLLVGSAISHAASEPAAIRQSSVSLIPVTVNPAPAAPASAEFPDATMSRNDQGDATILRLDGIITPGAERRFLDALHALPARRPVVVELSSPGGFTAAGYRMIDAVLAERRGGRAVATLVRDGDSCESMCVGLYLAGYPRYAAPRAEFMVHAPRMAENGRMTMRSTQTMVQRLVSLGVSPAWIQRVTAAGGFSGVRDYRETADRLTADGANIVTDLLR, encoded by the coding sequence ATGTCGGTTCAGGCGCTGGGGCGGAAGATCGGGTTCGGTGTGGCCCTGGGCGGGCTGCTGCTGGTGGGCTCCGCGATCAGCCACGCCGCCTCGGAGCCGGCCGCCATCCGCCAGTCCAGCGTCTCCCTCATCCCGGTGACCGTCAACCCGGCCCCCGCAGCCCCGGCTTCCGCCGAATTCCCAGACGCCACCATGTCGCGCAACGACCAGGGCGACGCCACGATCCTGCGTCTGGACGGCATCATCACGCCCGGGGCGGAGCGCCGCTTCCTCGACGCGCTGCACGCCCTGCCCGCCCGCCGTCCGGTGGTGGTCGAACTGTCTAGCCCCGGCGGCTTCACGGCGGCAGGATACCGCATGATCGATGCGGTGCTGGCCGAGCGCCGGGGCGGGCGGGCGGTAGCCACTCTGGTACGCGACGGCGACTCCTGCGAAAGCATGTGCGTCGGCCTCTATCTGGCCGGCTATCCCCGCTACGCGGCCCCCCGTGCGGAGTTCATGGTGCATGCTCCCCGCATGGCGGAGAACGGCCGGATGACCATGCGCTCCACCCAGACGATGGTGCAGCGGCTGGTGTCGCTGGGCGTCTCCCCCGCCTGGATCCAGCGGGTGACGGCGGCCGGCGGCTTCTCCGGCGTCCGAGACTACCGCGAGACCGCCGACCGCCTGACCGCCGATGGCGCCAACATCGTCACCGACCTGCTGCGTTGA
- the murJ gene encoding murein biosynthesis integral membrane protein MurJ, with amino-acid sequence MFRHILSVGGLTLASRVLGFLRDVLTAALLGAGPVADAFFVAFRLPNHFRALFAEGAFNSAFVPLFSGKLVQDGAASARRFADEVMTLLVIVQLLLLLLVLAFMPQFMTVFAPGFADEPEKFRLAVLFTSITFPYLLLISLVSLYGGVLNSMSRFGSAAAAPILMNLCLIAALVVGTPLMPSAGHALSWGVLASGVAQFLYLAWDARRADMTLRPVIPRLSPDVKRFLTVLGPAALGSGLTQISLFADTLIASALPTGAVSYLYYADRLNQLPLGVIGIAVGTVLLPEMSKRIKSGDEAGAVDSQNRAIELSLVLTLPAAIAFLVAGTPILSVLFQRGAFGPSDAAASALTLQAYALGLPAFVVIRSLVNGFYARQDTATPVRVALLAVGINVALKLALMGPLAQVGLAVATSVGAWVNAGLLALLLHRRGLFRADARLIRNLPRMVLAAAAMAGGLWLATERLAPWLGATGLFERLGGLSVLAAVGLAVYAIAAVLLGLVRRSDLSRLRRSRART; translated from the coding sequence GTGTTCCGTCATATCCTGTCCGTCGGCGGCCTGACCCTGGCCAGCCGGGTGCTCGGTTTCCTGCGCGACGTGCTGACCGCGGCGCTGCTCGGCGCCGGGCCGGTGGCCGACGCCTTCTTCGTCGCCTTCCGGCTGCCGAACCATTTCCGCGCCCTGTTCGCGGAGGGGGCCTTCAACTCCGCCTTCGTGCCGCTGTTCTCGGGCAAGCTGGTGCAGGACGGGGCTGCATCCGCCCGCCGCTTCGCCGACGAGGTGATGACCCTGCTTGTCATCGTGCAGTTGCTGCTGCTGCTGCTGGTTCTGGCCTTCATGCCGCAATTCATGACGGTCTTCGCCCCCGGCTTCGCCGACGAGCCGGAGAAGTTCCGGCTGGCCGTGCTGTTCACCAGCATCACCTTTCCCTATCTGCTGCTGATCTCGCTGGTCTCGCTCTATGGCGGCGTGCTGAACAGCATGAGCCGCTTCGGCTCGGCCGCCGCCGCCCCCATCCTGATGAATCTCTGCCTGATCGCGGCGCTGGTGGTGGGAACCCCGCTGATGCCCAGCGCCGGCCATGCGCTGTCCTGGGGCGTGCTGGCGTCGGGTGTCGCGCAGTTTCTCTATCTCGCCTGGGATGCAAGGCGCGCCGACATGACGCTGCGGCCGGTGATTCCGCGCCTGTCGCCCGACGTCAAGCGCTTCCTGACGGTGCTGGGGCCGGCGGCGCTCGGCTCCGGCCTGACGCAGATCAGCCTGTTCGCCGACACGCTGATCGCCTCGGCCCTGCCGACGGGCGCGGTGTCCTACCTCTATTACGCCGACCGGCTGAACCAACTGCCGCTGGGGGTGATCGGCATCGCAGTCGGGACCGTTCTGCTTCCGGAAATGTCCAAGCGGATCAAGAGCGGCGACGAAGCCGGCGCGGTCGACAGCCAGAATCGCGCCATCGAGCTGTCGCTGGTGTTGACCTTGCCGGCGGCCATCGCCTTCCTGGTGGCGGGCACGCCGATCCTGTCGGTGCTGTTCCAGCGCGGCGCCTTCGGCCCATCGGATGCCGCCGCTTCGGCACTCACCCTGCAGGCCTATGCGCTGGGCCTGCCCGCCTTCGTGGTGATCCGCAGCCTGGTCAACGGCTTCTATGCCCGTCAGGACACGGCGACGCCGGTGCGGGTGGCGCTGCTGGCGGTCGGCATCAATGTGGCGCTGAAGCTGGCGCTGATGGGGCCGCTGGCCCAGGTCGGGCTGGCGGTCGCCACCTCCGTCGGCGCCTGGGTGAATGCCGGTCTGCTGGCGCTGCTGCTGCACCGGCGCGGCCTGTTCCGGGCCGATGCGCGGCTGATCCGCAACCTGCCGCGCATGGTGCTCGCCGCTGCCGCCATGGCCGGCGGCCTGTGGCTGGCGACCGAACGGCTGGCGCCGTGGCTGGGCGCAACCGGGCTGTTCGAGCGGCTGGGCGGGCTTTCGGTGCTGGCGGCGGTCGGGCTGGCGGTCTATGCCATCGCGGCCGTGCTGCTGGGGCTGGTGCGGCGCAGCGACCTCAGCCGTCTGCGCCGGAGTCGCGCCAGGACGTAA
- the gatB gene encoding Asp-tRNA(Asn)/Glu-tRNA(Gln) amidotransferase subunit GatB produces MSYIQGETGDWEVVIGLEVHAQVISNAKLFSGSATEFGAAPNSQVSFVDAAFPGMLPVINEYCVEQAVRTGLGLKAEINLHSVFDRKNYFYADLPQGYQISQFLQPIVGKGEIVLDLPDGTSRTVGVTRLHLEQDAGKSLHDQHPSKTYIDLNRSGVALMEIVSEPDMRSSEEAGAYVRKLRSILRYLGTCDGNMEEGSMRCDVNVSVRKPGDPFGTRCEIKNVNSIRFVMQAIEYEARRQIEIIEEGGKIDQETRLWDTTKFVTRSMRSKEEAHDYRYFPDPDLLPLELDAAWVEDIKKTLPELPDDKKARFIEDYKLSVYDAGVLVSEKSKADYFEAVAKGRDPKLASNWVTGELFGYLNKAGKEIEESPVSAENLGGLIDLIADNTISGRIAKEVFETMFETGEKAADIVEKKGLRQVTDTSAIEGSIDAVLAANPDKVTEFRSGKDKLFGFFVGQVMKATQGKANPAMVNEILTKKLKG; encoded by the coding sequence ATGTCGTACATCCAGGGTGAAACGGGCGATTGGGAAGTGGTGATCGGGCTTGAGGTCCATGCCCAGGTGATTTCGAACGCGAAGCTGTTCTCCGGCTCCGCCACCGAATTCGGGGCCGCGCCGAACAGCCAGGTCAGCTTCGTCGACGCCGCGTTCCCCGGCATGCTGCCCGTCATCAACGAATATTGCGTCGAACAGGCGGTGCGCACCGGTCTGGGCCTGAAGGCCGAGATCAACCTGCACTCGGTCTTCGACCGCAAGAACTACTTCTATGCCGACCTGCCGCAGGGCTATCAGATCAGCCAGTTCCTGCAGCCGATCGTCGGCAAGGGCGAGATCGTGCTGGACCTGCCGGACGGCACCAGCCGCACCGTCGGTGTCACCCGCCTGCACCTGGAGCAGGACGCCGGCAAGTCGCTGCACGACCAGCACCCGTCCAAGACCTACATTGACCTGAACCGGTCGGGCGTCGCGCTGATGGAGATCGTGTCGGAACCCGACATGCGCAGCTCGGAGGAGGCGGGCGCTTATGTGCGCAAGCTGCGCTCCATCCTGCGCTATCTCGGCACCTGCGACGGCAACATGGAGGAAGGCTCCATGCGCTGCGACGTCAACGTGTCGGTGCGCAAGCCCGGCGACCCCTTCGGCACCCGTTGCGAGATCAAGAACGTCAACTCGATCCGCTTCGTCATGCAGGCCATCGAGTATGAGGCGCGCCGCCAGATCGAGATCATCGAGGAAGGCGGCAAGATCGACCAGGAGACCCGGCTGTGGGACACGACGAAGTTCGTGACCCGTTCCATGCGGTCGAAGGAAGAGGCGCACGACTACCGCTATTTCCCCGACCCCGACCTGCTGCCGCTCGAACTGGACGCGGCGTGGGTGGAGGACATCAAGAAGACACTGCCCGAGCTGCCGGACGACAAGAAGGCCCGCTTCATCGAAGACTACAAGCTGTCGGTCTATGACGCCGGCGTGCTGGTCTCGGAGAAGTCGAAGGCCGACTATTTCGAGGCGGTGGCCAAGGGCCGCGATCCGAAGCTGGCGTCCAACTGGGTGACCGGCGAGCTGTTCGGCTATCTGAACAAGGCCGGCAAGGAGATCGAGGAAAGCCCGGTGTCCGCCGAGAATCTCGGCGGCCTGATCGACCTGATCGCCGACAACACCATTTCCGGCCGCATCGCCAAGGAAGTGTTCGAGACGATGTTCGAGACCGGCGAGAAGGCCGCCGACATCGTCGAGAAGAAGGGGTTGCGGCAGGTCACCGACACCAGCGCCATCGAAGGGTCCATCGACGCCGTGCTGGCGGCCAACCCCGACAAGGTGACGGAGTTCCGCAGCGGCAAGGACAAGCTGTTCGGCTTCTTCGTCGGTCAGGTGATGAAGGCCACCCAGGGCAAGGCGAACCCGGCGATGGTCAATGAAATCCTGACCAAGAAGCTGAAGGGGTAG